Sequence from the Thunnus maccoyii chromosome 22, fThuMac1.1, whole genome shotgun sequence genome:
acaatatGGTGATTGGTTCTGCTTTTCTAAGCTTAGTTTCactttgagtgtgtttgtgagcagcTGAACTTTGAACTTGTTGCCAGGTAACTGATCACTTATATTAAATAATACAGCTGCAATCAAAACCATCATTTGTCTTAGCAATTAAGGAAAAGGGGAGTGTTCATTAGGTAAATGTTAGACCTGCTACTTTACTTCTGCTAGACATTTTTGTTACATCTACAGTATCAAGTATTTATCTAAACTGAGAGAATAGGACGGACAATTAACCATTTAAATAGATGCATCCAAAGAAGTGCATCTGCAGCAGCACTGTGACCAGTGTGATGCTGCACCAGTGAGTTTTAGATTTAGATTAGTACTTCTTTTTTGTAGTGCTAGTTGTCTTTTTGTGCAGAAGTGGTGGGACAAAGTTAAATGCTGTATTTAAAGGTCAGGTTCaaaatttttcaagtgtcttaaaacaacagtcaggtccATATAAACAGtggaagaggttttcctcgctgtaatcattcctcctgttcatactggctattaaaagatctccttcaaatgtgctttcaatgtaagtgatggaggccaaaatccacatttaGTGCAggaatgtatttaaaagttgatgtgaagcttatatgaggcttcagcagtctgagttagtcatatcaagtggatatctgaaacatttacagtctttttagcatcaaattccctcggtggaagtatagtgacataaagaggaactttggcactaaaaagactgtaacgttgaaagttatcgacttgatttgactcatttggacgcttcatattagcttcagataaacttttaaatacatttttgcacagaaggaggactgtggattttgtcccccatcacttccattgtaagtgcattatgaagggatcttgtaatggtcagtatgaacaggaggaatgattacagcaagaaaaacagatgtcaatgttcatttgggctcctgactgttttaagacagacttgaataaCTGTGAACCTGTCACTGGATTATCTGATAAAGAAACCCAAAACACCCCAAGaagtgtattttctgtttgtttgtttgaattacctttttatttaattgattcattcattcctctctcctgtgtgtttttaaacatgGAAGATGAAACTCTTGTTTCCCTTGTTTACTATTTGATTTGACAGACTCTCACTCTACAGTGACATCTTGTGGCTACAAGTTGACAACACAGTTCCCTTAGTGATTTAATACATGTGAGATCATTATTCCAGGACATACAGTGAAGTGAGAGAGTTTACTGACAAACCCTGAATgtcttttcaaatattttctatagtcaattaatgcaggttaaagtgacattttgaatgcaggagtTTAACTTTAATTGAAATTCTGTTACTTTTACCTAATTAAAGGATTTGAATTTACTGAGCATTTTCACGTTTAACATTGGAGAGCACTGACCAGATTACTTTCTAGGTTTCTTGCAGCAATGATGTGCAGAGAGTCTTTAGGggaaaataagtaaaaaagaGCACCTCTACTGTCTGTAGGGTAAAGGTTATACTAACTTTAGGGATACTTGAACCAATCAGAAAGTCAGGGATGGTCGACCCCTATTGACTGAGAGCCTATAACTCAAAGACTGTCAAAACACAGGAAGAGGAAGTTCTAACTTACATTATAATTAAGCTGCATTCAGTCTGATGCTCAGACAGTCAGCAGCAAGACAGCATGGAGGTCACAGCTCTCTGCTTCAGACTGTGTGAGTACTCACCTGTCAtggtttcttctctttttataaGTTTTTCATAATCCTGTACATCAAAATATCTGTCTGATGTACAACTCTGTCCCTTTGTTTATCCAGTGATGCTTGAAATCATTCAGCAAGTTCAGGAAAGTGGTGAGTAACAAATACAAAATCCTAAAGATACTTTTTTTCGCATCATTCTTTCATCTAAAGAATCAAGGTAGAGGGTTGACATGAACCTTTTGAATCTATGATGTAATTTAGGTTCCTAcaattttgtttagttttgtattttatgaagGGTccaatcattaattaattaatgttcatGTTGCTGGTGAAAACCTGAATGTATCTTGCAAAGAGACACAATTTAAACTGATTCTGTCATAAGGTGGATGCACCTACAATCATTTGTTTTGATCCAGTTCTGGATGTTTCTTtggacactttttaaaaaataattacgTCTCGGTTTCAGATGCAGCTTTTCTTCGTATCACTCCAGACAGACTGCAGCACTTTAAACACGACTCAGTTTCTCTTGACTGTGTTGGGTTTGATAACTCAACTCAGTTGAGAGGAATCAGGAATAATGAGGAATTTACTCCTGTATGTGCTATTAATAAGAGGACGCCAACAGAGTCCGTCTGCACCCTTGATAGAGCCTATCCTGAAGAAAGCGGAGAATACTGGTGTGAGactgatggaggagagagaagcaacagtgtcaacatcactgtcactggtacagtatgtttattgTGTTTCTAAAACCACTACATATCCATTTTGAACTGGTAATTATCTGTTTCTCATCCAGTATGTCCAGTATGACACTATGTTACactatataatgtataaaatccTTTCTTCTCAATTCAACATGTTCAAGATGATCAGGTTTACTGTAAATTTGGtagattttattaaatgtatatttttacaaaatCATGGAATCTGTATAAGGGAAGATTAAAATATTGAACAATGAGACATCGTCTATGTCCCATGTTGCCTGTACGCTCCTTATTAAGAGAGTAGACAGCTAAACTccatcatttaacattttataactaTTCATGTGGAGTCAGGGTCAAACCAGAACCTTTCTATGTTTAAAAGTCTGTCTATGGTGAAATCTAAAATCATTTCTTcagtaataatacaaaataacaacTTAACTATGGTACAGATATGTGTAAACCTCTGCCTACTGCTATACTTTacgattttattttatttttgtcattatttttctattgttttctgTCTAAATCTGACACATATTGCATTCAGTGAGGAGCTTTAGTTTGCAGTCTGCAAGTGATGGTGCAATATGAATATAATTATGGTTGCCATTTTTTCCAATCTTGTCTGAATTTTTCCCAATTTTCTACTGTGTTACTGCAACATTGtgcatttaacatatttttagtattttttcaaTATGTTGCTCAGCTGGTTCTGTGATCCTGGAGAGTCCCGTCCTtcctgtgatggagggagacGATGTGACTCTGCGCTGCAGAAACAAGACAAACTCCACCAACCTCCGAGCTGATTTCTACAAAGATGGCGTCCTCATGAagagcactgcagcagcagagatgaCCATTAACAGTGTCTCCATGTCTGATGAAGGACTCTACAAGTGCACCTCTGATGTCGGAACATCACCAGAGAGCTGGTTGGCTGTCAGAGGTGAGACACAAGAGTGTTACCAAactaaaatatgacattttgctGGTTGTATGGCCAGAATTCATGTAGATGATACATAATATCAAAACCCTATGTATGAGAACACTTGAGAGAAAGTTTGTATAAAAGTTTGTTTGGAAAAGGGAATGTGTCTACCTGTGTTGTAAAAATTATTACTATTAGCTGGTTAAATAATTTCtaaatattttacatctgtTCTGCCTAAATTATGACCTCATAGGTAAATAAAAGTGACCTTTTAGTGCCACTTTCCTGctgaatatttttcatatttccagCTTGTTTACATACGTAAATATGTTgaattgtttaaataaatgtttaatgtaatccatacatacacagtgtaatgtGTATTACAGCAAAGAGTGTTTCTGTCACCTCTCAAACACCTCATGAAGGGAACCATACTGTCCTCCATCGCTCCTCCATCCCCACCCGCCTCCACCTGTGGGTTGCTGTTATCATCGTAACGATGTCCctggtgctgctggtggtgggATTTCTTTGTATTGGGAGACGCAAAGGTACAGGTAAGTACTCTCCCaaatatattgtgtgtaaatTACTaccaaaataaaggaaaaacttgATGAGAAGCACATGGCACTCTGTCAAACTTTGCATTTCACTTTTATCCAATAGTGTACGCACTAATACAAAAGAGCATCAAAGTCCTTCATCAAAACTGTCCTGAAGTAAACCAGCTTTTCTTATATTGATGTTCTTTATTTTTGGCAAGTACTTCTCACAGTAATCCATCTGTCCTCTCCATCTCTTAACGTTATGTTGTAATATCTGATCAGTAATGTTGGCTAACACTATGGTgctaaaagtcagcactcagcttcaatcgatgttaaaaactacaaaccagGCCAGAAAttttggtgtagtcatggactcagacctgaatttaaACAGCCACATTAAGCCAATTACATAGTCAGCCTACTATTACCTGAggaatatatcaagaattaaaggacttatgcctcagcaggatttggaaaaacttgtccatgcatttatcttcagtaagCTCGACTaacacagctgaagacttttctgtttgccttttattaaaccaaatttgagttttaatatcttacactgcgCTGGAACTTTTATCCTCCTGTtaatctgtcttattctatttgagcttcttttttatttccaaatttaacactttttaattgtatttaaatgtctttcacattgccttgtgttgcttttatattgtgTCTCGATGCCTTTaatgctctatgtaaagcactttgaactgaacaatacaaataaacttcCTTTACCTTAACGCTGCTGTAAAAAGCATAATTGCCTGTATACCAAAGAATTTCCCCCAAAAGAGCCACAAGccatcagattaaaaaaaaaaaaaaaatactatgaGGGTTAAACATGTATTTCATATAATAGTGTACAATTCATTAACCTACAAACTTTGAGAATATCATGTTTGTCTTCTCCATGTAGTAcagtttttctatattttggAAAATTCAATAGTATTTAGCCGTACAATAACCTGAGGATGGTAAAATGCATCCACTaatgaaaaatgtacttttttagttttaatgtatatatgtgtttatttatttgtttatttatttatttttgtatacaGATGTATTCATTTGTGCAGCGTGCAGGAAAGACaacatttgttgacaataattgttttttgaaaTAACAGACTTtaatttccttttgtttttatttttccttttctatctTCCAGCAGTGTTCTGCTTTTCCTCAAAGACATCATCAGGCTCAAGTGAGCACAATCAAATAGGTGAGGATGGTAATTATAGTCACTGTACTCCAGATTGCTCCAGTAGTACCAAAACAATACTATTCTGATTTATACAGTTTTTAGagtaaacagaaatatatacaattttttggaaaagttttttttttcttttttaacctacagtaaataaaatttttattattaaacttGATTTTGAGGATGTCAGTACTCTATATTTATCTATAATTAAACCTTTCAAGCTTCCAAACTTCTACTTCAGTGTATAATAATTTATATGtagttaacatttttttttacaaacattttcttttatgtttcaaTCTTTGGAGACGACACTGCAGATGATCGAAGCAGTGTAACGTATGCAGTCGTGACCATTAAACAGAGACAAGACAAAGGTTTACTTGACTTtctatttaaattttacattaacTTGATGTGCGTTTATATTCTTGGGTATTTGGGGAATATTATATGCACATATATATTCTTCATTTTCAGCATCTTAAATcgagtaaaaacagaaaattaaaataatgagaaGAGTTGTTTAGTTTCACTATTCTTCATATTGCAAGTGACAGTTGAGATGTTGCTACCAGTAAAGGCTGAGATGTGCTGATGTGTGAATTATTGTCTTAACACCTCAGAGTCTCATACGTGTTGTTTAGCTTCAGACACTGCAGGTGCTGCTGATAGTCTGAGCCGGGACACAAACCACAGAAGAAAACCACAGACACAAAAAGGTATAGAGGTCCCCTCATCCTGCCAGCAGAAATATTTATAATGTGCTACTTTAAGATGATCTGTGAGTTTGTCTCACTGATGTTTCTCTCCTTTAGATGAAGATGAATCATCACGTCAACCTGTTTACTCTGCCTTGAAGTTAGATAAGACTCCACAAGCTCTCCAAACTGGTCTGTATGTTTGCAAAATCTTTAAAATCCccaaattcatttattttagcaCAACTACAGACATTTCAACATTATGTCTTCATTTGATACGTCCCATATGTGACTACAAAGGTCCA
This genomic interval carries:
- the LOC121889646 gene encoding low affinity immunoglobulin gamma Fc region receptor II-a-like isoform X2, with amino-acid sequence MEVTALCFRLLMLEIIQQVQESDAAFLRITPDRLQHFKHDSVSLDCVGFDNSTQLRGIRNNEEFTPVCAINKRTPTESVCTLDRAYPEESGEYWCETDGGERSNSVNITVTAGSVILESPVLPVMEGDDVTLRCRNKTNSTNLRADFYKDGVLMKSTAAAEMTINSVSMSDEGLYKCTSDVGTSPESWLAVRAKSVSVTSQTPHEGNHTVLHRSSIPTRLHLWVAVIIVTMSLVLLVVGFLCIGRRKGTAVFCFSSKTSSGSSEHNQIDDTADDRSSVTYAVVTIKQRQDKASDTAGAADSLSRDTNHRRKPQTQKDEDESSRQPVYSALKLDKTPQALQTGLYVCKIFKIPKFIYFSTTTDISTLCLHLIRPICDYKGPHIHFLCGLFDSKVTLTVNYDSNDHLQLIQNVFSIIKDILKPRTYCTK
- the LOC121889646 gene encoding low affinity immunoglobulin gamma Fc region receptor II-a-like isoform X3, translated to MEVTALCFRLLMLEIIQQVQESDAAFLRITPDRLQHFKHDSVSLDCVGFDNSTQLRGIRNNEEFTPVCAINKRTPTESVCTLDRAYPEESGEYWCETDGGERSNSVNITVTAGSVILESPVLPVMEGDDVTLRCRNKTNSTNLRADFYKDGVLMKSTAAAEMTINSVSMSDEGLYKCTSDVGTSPESWLAVRAKSVSVTSQTPHEGNHTVLHRSSIPTRLHLWVAVIIVTMSLVLLVVGFLCIGRRKGTAVFCFSSKTSSGSSEHNQIASDTAGAADSLSRDTNHRRKPQTQKDEDESSRQPVYSALKLDKTPQALQTGLYVCKIFKIPKFIYFSTTTDISTLCLHLIRPICDYKGPHIHFLCGLFDSKVTLTVNYDSNDHLQLIQNVFSIIKDILKPRTYCTK
- the LOC121889646 gene encoding low affinity immunoglobulin gamma Fc region receptor II-a-like isoform X6 produces the protein MEVTALCFRLLMLEIIQQVQESDAAFLRITPDRLQHFKHDSVSLDCVGFDNSTQLRGIRNNEEFTPVCAINKRTPTESVCTLDRAYPEESGEYWCETDGGERSNSVNITVTAGSVILESPVLPVMEGDDVTLRCRNKTNSTNLRADFYKDGVLMKSTAAAEMTINSVSMSDEGLYKCTSDVGTSPESWLAVRAKSVSVTSQTPHEGNHTVLHRSSIPTRLHLWVAVIIVTMSLVLLVVGFLCIGRRKGTAVFCFSSKTSSGSSEHNQIVFGDDTADDRSSVTYAVVTIKQRQDKASDTAGAADSLSRDTNHRRKPQTQKDEDESSRQPVYSALKLDKTPQALQTAESGLSSSTVTQNPEDPRFTERKILYSPIQKQKRRKT
- the LOC121889646 gene encoding low affinity immunoglobulin gamma Fc region receptor II-a-like isoform X4 translates to MEVTALCFRLLMLEIIQQVQESDAAFLRITPDRLQHFKHDSVSLDCVGFDNSTQLRGIRNNEEFTPVCAINKRTPTESVCTLDRAYPEESGEYWCETDGGERSNSVNITVTAGSVILESPVLPVMEGDDVTLRCRNKTNSTNLRADFYKDGVLMKSTAAAEMTINSVSMSDEGLYKCTSDVGTSPESWLAVRAKSVSVTSQTPHEGNHTVLHRSSIPTRLHLWVAVIIVTMSLVLLVVGFLCIGRRKGTAVFCFSSKTSSGSSEHNQIVFGDDTADDRSSVTYAVVTIKQRQDKASDTAGAADSLSRDTNHRRKPQTQKDEDESSRQPVYSALKLDKTPQALQTAESGLSSSTVTQNPEDPRFTERKILYSPIQERLKKQKRRKT
- the LOC121889646 gene encoding low affinity immunoglobulin gamma Fc region receptor II-a-like isoform X1 yields the protein MEVTALCFRLLMLEIIQQVQESDAAFLRITPDRLQHFKHDSVSLDCVGFDNSTQLRGIRNNEEFTPVCAINKRTPTESVCTLDRAYPEESGEYWCETDGGERSNSVNITVTAGSVILESPVLPVMEGDDVTLRCRNKTNSTNLRADFYKDGVLMKSTAAAEMTINSVSMSDEGLYKCTSDVGTSPESWLAVRAKSVSVTSQTPHEGNHTVLHRSSIPTRLHLWVAVIIVTMSLVLLVVGFLCIGRRKGTAVFCFSSKTSSGSSEHNQIVFGDDTADDRSSVTYAVVTIKQRQDKASDTAGAADSLSRDTNHRRKPQTQKDEDESSRQPVYSALKLDKTPQALQTGLYVCKIFKIPKFIYFSTTTDISTLCLHLIRPICDYKGPHIHFLCGLFDSKVTLTVNYDSNDHLQLIQNVFSIIKDILKPRTYCTK
- the LOC121889646 gene encoding low affinity immunoglobulin gamma Fc region receptor II-a-like isoform X8; the protein is MEVTALCFRLLMLEIIQQVQESDAAFLRITPDRLQHFKHDSVSLDCVGFDNSTQLRGIRNNEEFTPVCAINKRTPTESVCTLDRAYPEESGEYWCETDGGERSNSVNITVTAGSVILESPVLPVMEGDDVTLRCRNKTNSTNLRADFYKDGVLMKSTAAAEMTINSVSMSDEGLYKCTSDVGTSPESWLAVRAKSVSVTSQTPHEGNHTVLHRSSIPTRLHLWVAVIIVTMSLVLLVVGFLCIGRRKGTAVFCFSSKTSSGSSEHNQIVFGDDTADDRSSVTYAVVTIKQRQDKASDTAGAADSLSRDTNHRRKPQTQKDEDESSRQPVYSALKLDKTPQALQTGLRIRIIQLHSDPEP
- the LOC121889646 gene encoding low affinity immunoglobulin gamma Fc region receptor II-a-like isoform X7, whose amino-acid sequence is MEVTALCFRLLMLEIIQQVQESDAAFLRITPDRLQHFKHDSVSLDCVGFDNSTQLRGIRNNEEFTPVCAINKRTPTESVCTLDRAYPEESGEYWCETDGGERSNSVNITVTAGSVILESPVLPVMEGDDVTLRCRNKTNSTNLRADFYKDGVLMKSTAAAEMTINSVSMSDEGLYKCTSDVGTSPESWLAVRAKSVSVTSQTPHEGNHTVLHRSSIPTRLHLWVAVIIVTMSLVLLVVGFLCIGRRKGTAVFCFSSKTSSGSSEHNQIVFGDDTADDRSSVTYAVVTIKQRQDKASDTAGAADSLSRDTNHRRKPQTQKESGLSSSTVTQNPEDPRFTERKILYSPIQERLKKQKRRKT
- the LOC121889646 gene encoding low affinity immunoglobulin gamma Fc region receptor II-a-like isoform X5, which codes for MEVTALCFRLLMLEIIQQVQESDAAFLRITPDRLQHFKHDSVSLDCVGFDNSTQLRGIRNNEEFTPVCAINKRTPTESVCTLDRAYPEESGEYWCETDGGERSNSVNITVTAGSVILESPVLPVMEGDDVTLRCRNKTNSTNLRADFYKDGVLMKSTAAAEMTINSVSMSDEGLYKCTSDVGTSPESWLAVRAKSVSVTSQTPHEGNHTVLHRSSIPTRLHLWVAVIIVTMSLVLLVVGFLCIGRRKGTAVFCFSSKTSSGSSEHNQIVFGDDTADDRSSVTYAVVTIKQRQDKASDTAGAADSLSRDTNHRRKPQTQKDEDESSRQPVYSALKLDKTPQALQTESGLSSSTVTQNPEDPRFTERKILYSPIQERLKKQKRRKT